Within Triticum dicoccoides isolate Atlit2015 ecotype Zavitan chromosome 1B, WEW_v2.0, whole genome shotgun sequence, the genomic segment CATCACGTGGACAAGCCGATCGTGCGCTTTTCTTCCAGGTCTTGACGCCATTGACCATGTGTAACATGCACATGATAGGAACGATCTTCCTCGGGCACTCCTCCGGTCAAGTAGAACTGCAAGTGCACTTCAGCGCAGAGAGCTTTCTTCCAGCTCTACGTAAAGTGTCGTCTGGACTCTTTCTAGCCTGCCTAGGCGACTCCGGTGGCCCCAAAATCTTCGCCGCCTTCTCCACCAGCTCTCTCCTGCTTCGTCATCGTCGAAGGCTGATAGTTGTTGACGCTATTTATGCTAACTGCATACAACTTGTTGTGTTGGTACGATGGATTTGTGCCAAGTGCATGCAGAAACttaaaaaaaatagaagaaaaaagagAGCTACCTCTCTGATTTCATATAACTGAACTGAAACCACAACGTCCTTTTACAAACtaccagcagaaagtaaagcataacAGGAAACTAGAGGGCATCCACAAGTTGGACCATCAAATATCACGAGACAATACCTAAGAAGTTCTAGGCAGCAATTCAAACGCTACCTCGCAACACCCAGCTAGGACCAGCAGATATAACAGACCAGACTACAACCGAAAGAGACCAAAAGAACTGGCGAAACAAGACCACACCCAAAATGCTTGATCATGTTCATTCAAATCCGCCAGACACGAATCACATGAAACATCTCacttgctactccctctgtcccaaaatataagaacgtttttaacactacactagtgtcaaaaaggttcttatattatgggatggagggagtattagtttGAACATTCCTACTCCCACCTCAGCATTTCTTGTTTTCCCTGGTTTTTCTGCAAAATAATCCAATCATTAAGCCGTCTAGCAATCATGTTAACAGGAACACAAGGATCAATGATTTTATAAGTGTCCAACACAACACTATTTCTCATTTTTCAAAATGTCCAGAAAACAACGGATACACTTAAATTCCAGCAGCTACAAACTACAAACAACAAACAGCTGCGCAAATCAACGTATAAGCAGATTGGTGTCACCAAAAACATCAAGTCCACTTCAACGATGCATCAGTTCCACCTTCTTCTCAAGAACAACAAGGATGTGATGGGGTGAGAGATGGCGGGATGAGCATCGATAACAAGGTTGGAGCTAGGGTGGAGGCGTTCAGAGCCAGGGGTGGACCTAGAGTGAAAACAACCATGTGGCAATCTACAACTGACGTATGCTTTTCACCTACAGTCGAGAGTGTCACACACCAATGTATGGATAACTGTATGAAGGAAAAGAATTTTTGACCTGGTGTTCTATGCAACCTGGTAGTATAACCTAGGTACGCCCCTGCCCAGAGTGGCGATCGTCGGGAGCACGAGCTGGGGTAGAGGAACCAGTCAAGATCGAGGAGATCGAGACGAGGACAAACATGAGTTTTATTAGGGGCGTAGGAGGCATGCTCGGATGCATTGTTTTCTTGGTGAAGACGACTTCTGGAGTTCTCTCGAATCCGCTCACCGTGGACACATATGTGTCATTCTCTTCTTAGATGTGTTGTTTTGGAGTACCTGGCGATTCCAGGTTTTATCAAAGGCACCGGCAATGAAGTTGAAGATCGTTGCCGGGTACCGAGGTTTATAGCGGATGACAACCACAGTTGGTTGTTGTGTTTTTTCAATAATTTTGTTATATGCATTCTCTGATCTCAGTCAGATTTTACCATAGTTGGTTGTTGTGTTTTTTCAATAATTTTGTTATATGCATTCTCTGGTCACAGTCAGATTTTGTAAAGTCGACGAAAAAAAGGATGAAAACGTGTAAAGTGCCATGTCATCGGATTTTGAAAACGAGCACCTGTACTATCATATATACTTGCTGATTTTTTATGCCAAAAAAAAATACTTGCTGGTTCTGCAACACTATTGGTCTGCAAAATTTGACGATCTACAACTACAATGACTGCAACATGGTCACGATCTCCATGTCGTCCACACTCAGCTCCCCATAGACAAGCTGCTCGCTGCCGGGGCTGCAGCTCCTCGTACCACCGTAGGACACCTGCTCTCCGGCGCCCGCACCACCATGCACAGCGCCAATGCCAGCGGATGGCGTCGTCTCCTGGCCGGGCGGCGCGGGGGCACGCTCGCGCAGCTCCACAAGCTGCGCGTCGGCGGCCATGCCAGCGTCGGACGCCACGCGCTGGACCGAGCGTGGCGACAGCTGCTGGACGCCATGGCGAAGGACGTGGCCGTAGGCGGCGGCGCGGCCCGGGAAGTTgaggccgccggcgccgccgcggagGAGGCAGACGGCGGCCGCCTCGGCGGTAGCGTAGGAGCCGAGCCACAGGCGCTCCCGCGTCCCGGGCACCCGGATCTCCGACACCCACTTCCCCCACTGCCGCCGCCTCACGCCCTTGTACGGGCGCCGCCGCTGGACGCCCCCTGCTTCGCCGCCGCAGGCCGCCCGCTGATCCATTACAATGGTCGAAGCGTGCGTATACCGCCACTCTccggcgaggcacggcggcggacCGATCGCTCGCTCGCGCGCCTTAGCTCAGCTGGGCTCCGTCGATCTCGCGAGACGACGCCAGTGCGTGGGTACGTAGGACGGAGGCGCTTGGAGTTGCTGAATGGCTCGTGCACATGCGTGCGCGTATTTATAGGCGTCGATCGATCGGGAAGTCAGCGCCAGTGGGGGGTTGACATTTTCGGGTgtgaaataaataataaaatatcGAGACGAGAGGCAGCCGGGGAAAAAAATT encodes:
- the LOC119350509 gene encoding ethylene-responsive transcription factor ERF019-like; amino-acid sequence: MDQRAACGGEAGGVQRRRPYKGVRRRQWGKWVSEIRVPGTRERLWLGSYATAEAAAVCLLRGGAGGLNFPGRAAAYGHVLRHGVQQLSPRSVQRVASDAGMAADAQLVELRERAPAPPGQETTPSAGIGAVHGGAGAGEQVSYGGTRSCSPGSEQLVYGELSVDDMEIVTMLQSL